From a single Sphaeramia orbicularis chromosome 4, fSphaOr1.1, whole genome shotgun sequence genomic region:
- the mef2b gene encoding myocyte-specific enhancer factor 2B, with translation MGRKKIQISRILDQRNRQVTFTKRKFGLMKKAYELSVLCDCEIALIIFNSTNRLFQYASTDMDKVLLKYTEYSEPHESRTNTDILETLRRKGLGLDGSELDSEESMQVAAEKYPLNEGMDLTVARQRFYPPSLLTPEAQFLVSTGVENGFANTSGSSMASHRPPGFKPLGSRPSSASPAAPHTHTAFMSPHTGIGYSVLSHGNLNRALEMKSPPPLTLGGDSLRGDAANQGMGATRANHNSARGLLYQGLHSGSSMVAMGKTGLLGHGLGGYSLPSPAASEYSPPGFYHSVSLQRGAMNPWQPAQPPQDTHGSHISQGMSSGGCSFPSQSCSSTSPHLPSLNLSIKSERSSPEHMSSPTSPPLHHLRQHSPMSNPDAARHSPPETRSANEAKEFPKAGYPQDEEEPLRQLEISDGWQR, from the exons ATGGGACGAAAGAAAATACAAATTTCTCGTATTCTGGACCAAAGGAATAGACAG gTGACTTTCACTAAGCGAAAGTTTGGTTTGATGAAAAAAGCGTATGAGCTGAGCGTGCTGTGCGACTGTGAGATCGCCCTCATCATCTTCAACAGCACCAATCGTCTGTTCCAGTACGCCAGCACAGACATGGATAAAGTTCTGCTCAAATACACCGAGTACAGCGAGCCGCATGAGAGCCGCACCAACACGGACATACTGGAG ACTCTCCGTAGGAAAGGCCTCGGCCTTGACGGCTCTGAGCTCGACAGTGAGGAGAGCATGCAGGTGGCCGCAGAAAAATATCCTCTGAACGAGGGCATGGATCTCACTGTGGCTCGCCAGCGCTTCTAT CCTCCGTCACTGCTCACACCAGAGGCCCAGTTCCTGGTGTCTACAGGTGTAGAGAACGGCTTTGCCAACACCTCTGGATCCAGCATGGCCTCCCACAGACCCCCAGGCTTTAAACCTCTAGGATCCAGACCCAGCTCTGCCAGCCCTGctgcaccgcacacacacaccgcATTCATGTCTCCACACACAG GCATTGGCTACTCCGTGCTCTCCCATGGCAACCTGAATCGCGCCCTGGAGATGAAGAGCCCTCCTCCTCTGACCCTGGGTGGGGACAGCCTGCGGGGGGACGCTGCTAACCAGGGCATGGGGGCCACACGCGCCAACCACAACTCTGCT AGGGGCCTCTTGTACCAGGGCTTACACTCTGGCAGCTCCATGGTGGCCATGGGCAAGACTGGGCTCCTGGGCCACGGTCTGGGGGGATACAGCCTCCCCTCCCCAGCAGCATCTG agtacAGCCCGCCTGGGTTTTATCACTCCGTCAGCTTACAGCGAGGAGCCATGAACCCATGGCAACCAGCACAGCCGCCCCAGGACACCCACGGGAGTCATATAAGCCAAGG GATGTCCAGTGGGGGGTGCTCCTTCCCCTCCCAAAGCTGCTCCTCAACCTCTCCACATCTGCCCTCCCTCAACCTTAGCATCAAATCAGAGCGCAGTTCTCCAGAGCACATGTCCTCCCCCACCTCCCCTCCTCTACACCACCTCAGGCAGCATTCACCAATGAGCAACCCCGATGCGGCTCGCCACAGCCCTCCAGAAACCCGTTCAGCCAATGAGGCGAAGGAGTTTCCCAAAGCCGGCTACCCGCAAGACGAGGAGGAGCCACTCAGGCAGCTAGAGATAAGTGATGGGTGGCAGAGATAG
- the tmem161a gene encoding transmembrane protein 161A, with product MALMGIQLVVSLLAASIMQKMAPHCSFARWLLCNGSLFRFKHPSEGELCALAGKQMPKQNRRDRRQNGENKPLTVPKDIDLHLEKAPVNVIDALVLRFFLEYQWLIDFAVYAAGVFMFTECYYSVVDASKEVNIGAIWCVLTVLFGLKTLHTLMSHYFRSEEGGERSVCLAFGFLSLLVAMLVLVVREDYLEFGLESGFSNLFDNLEVFARQQGYADWSIPVTKLTVKLGLAAVCAYIGALLAFPGLRLAQTHLDAIQMNSERPLIQILLHMSFLSPIVVLILWVKPIARDFLANAPLGKTSVTLVSSATFDSMRLWIIVSLCVLRLALVRYHLQAYLNLAQKWVEQMKKEAGRIAAIDIQRKVTRVFCYLTVVTLQYLVPVLLILFSTLALKALGDFSWCMGAEETPGVTPALVMPTAAPVMPGGVDEDEEGIEDMEEDIQATVAHLSETFTALRSVLTPLFFRGFFAFLTWWVAACQVISSLFGVYFHQYLMQN from the exons ATG GCGCTGATGGGGATTCAGTTGGTGGTCAGCTTGTTGGCCGCAAGCATCATGCAGAAGATGGCCCCACACTGCTCATTTGCACGATGGCTTCTCTGCAATGGCAG TCTGTTTCGGTTCAAACACCCGTCAGAGGGAGAGCTGTGTGCACTGGCAGGGAAACAGATGCCTAAACAGAACAGGAGAGACAG GAGACAGAATGGGGAAAACAAGCCACTCACTGTGCCCAAAGATATCGACCTTCACCTGGAGAAAGCTCCAGTCAATGTCATTGACGCTCTAG tgctgcgCTTTTTTCTGGAGTACCAGTGGCTGATCGACTTTGCTGTTTATGCAGCTGGTGTCTTCATGTTCACAGAGTGTTACTACAGTGTGGTAGATGCAAGCAAAGAGGTCAATATTGGTGCTATCTGGTGTGTTCTGACTGTTCTCTTCGGTCT AAAGACCCTGCACACATTAATGAGCCACTATTTCCGTTCTGAAGAAGGCGGTGAGCGCTCGGTCTGCCTTGCCTTTGGTTTTCTGTCTCTGCTGGTTGCCATGCTGGTCCTGGTGGTCAGAGAAGATTACCTAGAGTTTGGCCTGGAATCTGGCTTTTCCAACCTTTTTGACAACTTGGAAGTCTTTGCCAGACAGCAGGGCTACGCTGACTGGTC AATTCCAGTGACCAAGCTGACAGTGAAGCTTGGTCTGGCTGCTGTCTGTGCTTACATCGGTGCTCTTCTGGCCTTCCCTGGACTTCGACTGGCTCAGACTCATCTCGATGCTATACAGATGAACTCAGAGCGCCCACTCATCCA GATTCTGCTGCATATGAGTTTTTTGTCTCCAATTGTTGTGTTGATTCTGTGGGTGAAACCAATTGCAAGGGACTTTCTGGCCAATGCGCCTTTAGGAAAGACCTCTGTCACATT AGTGTCCAGTGCAACTTTTGACAGTATGCGTCTGTGGATAATCGTGAGTCTGTGTGTGCTGCGACTGGCCCTGGTCCGTTATCACCTGCAGGCCTACCTGAATCTGGCTCAGAAGTGGGTGGAGCAAATGAAGAAGGAGGCGGGACGTATAGCTGCAATTGACATTCAAAGGAAG GTCACACGTGTGTTTTGCTACCTGACTGTGGTGACTCTGCAGTATCTGGTTCCTGTTCTGCTCATCCTCTTCTCCACATTGGCACTCAAGGCATTAG GAGACTTCAGCTGGTGTATGGGTGCAGAGGAGACCCCAGGGGTGACCCCGGCGCTGGTCATGCCCACTGCAGCTCCTGTGATGCCCGGTGGCgttgatgaagatgaagaaggcaTAGAGGACATGGAGGAGGACATCCAGGCCACCGTAGCCCACCTGTCAGAAACCTTCACAGCGCTGCGCTCCGTCCTCACCCCGCTGTTCTTCCGAGGCTTCTTTGCTTTCCTCACTTGGTGGGTGGCCGCCTGCCAAGTGATCAGCTCCCTGTTCGGAGTCTACTTCCACCAGTACCTAATGCAGAACTAA